The genomic stretch GTTTTTTGTAATAGTCAGCCTTCTGTTACTCTCTGTTGGGGTTCGTTTTACTCACCCGCAACTTACAGATTTCCGCTCCAAGCGTAGGGTGCGCTCTGCGCACCTTCATGCTTTTACATGAAAGTACCGGGTAATTCCCTGGAGTCGTCCAATCAACTTTCATGTTTTGCTGTCCCGCCCCAGAGGAGGGGTGGAAGTTATTCATAGTAAAATTTTATAACCACCCCGAGCCAGGGAATAAAGCCCGGATCAAGGTCCAATCCTGCACGGCGCACCTCAATGGACACATCCCGCAAAGAAAACATGACCTCAATCCAACCGGGATCAGCAATTATTCGGGCATTGCGACAGCAGACCCTGTGCAGGATCTGTTCCGCATGCTTCTCTTGCCCTCTGCCTTCATTCTCGCTGTTGTCGCTCATGCGCCGGGCAAGGGTCTGGAGAATTCTCAATCGCCAGTCAGCCAGCATCCTCTTTTCTGTTGCATCCGGCCCTGGTTCCTCCCGGTCCGGCAGGGGATCTTCAGGCCCAAGGCCGCAAAAGGCCAAGGCCGCCGGATCGTTTGCCTGCATGGGCAGCAGTTCAAGGGCCAGGGCATGGAGGAACCAGCGTAGAGAACGTTTTTCGAACTGCTCTGCCTTGATGAGTTCATCAATAATGCCTGCCTGCTCCAGAAGAGGCAGGAGGAAGAGCAGGCCTCCGTATTCACTGTCACCACAGCTTCGTTGGAGCGGAGGGGAGCCTCCCGGCTCTTCTATCCTTTGGATATCCCAGTCCTGTTCCCTGGGAATCGGTTTTGTTGCCGCCTCGGAGCTAAAGGTTGTTCGTTCGTCCTGCCTGTTACCGGAAGCAGCTGAGGTAGGTTTTCGCTCCGATTCACCTAAAACGTTTTTTGGGCGACCATCCCCTGCTCTCCGGGCAAAAGTTTCGTTAAGCAGCTCCTCCACCGCAGTCCGCAGCACGGCGGTCTGCCCCTCTTCTGTCCTGAACAGAGCCGGTTCTGTTTCCAAAATAACAAAGACCGACCAGATGGTGACCAATTCAGGTTGGTCAATAAAGCATGCTGGCCCTTGCTTGATTACGGACGCAAGGGAGGATGCCCGAAGAATCCTGGAGGCCAGCCGCTCAATATTGCTTATGCTTGCAATCGTTTCTTTTTCATTATAGTTTCGGTTTCGCCCCTGCATTCCCTGTATGACCTCCTCATACTCCACCCCATATTCTGTCACAGCGGCCTTGGCCAGATCCTGCCACCAGATCACAGGTACTTGTTGGAGGATATTGTCCATCCTGCCTGACCTTGTCAGGTGCAAGAGAACCGGGATAATTGAGACTGCTTCCTGAAGCAAGGATCTGACAAGCCCCTCTCTCGCCTCTGACAAAGAATCTGTCTTTGGATTGACGGCAAAACCAAGCTGCTTCCAGGCCCAGGCCTGTTGCAAATCCCCCTTGGCAACGTTGTGGGCAAAATCAAACAGACCATGCAGCCGGGAAGGATAGCGAATCACGTTGGACAGATCGTTTGCAGAAAGAACCGTCTGAAATTGATCCGCAAGGGCCGTGCTCCAGGCCGCAACCAGCTCGCTGTCCGCAGAGGCGGTCTTGATGCGAATCGGCACCTCAATACGACGGATACAGACCTCTTCATGGGCAGGGATGCCGAGACAGTCCAAGGCCAGGGCAAGGGAGCTGTTCAACACCTTGTCAAGCAGATGATCCAGCCGCTCCTTTTCTCCAAAGCGGGAAGGGGGCAGGTGATAGCGGGCCTGAAACCGGTCAATCTTCGCTGTTTCCATATCACCCCTTTATTGGCCTATTCATCCAACCCTGCTGTCTTGCCCAACTCTACTGCTACCGGGACGGGTGCCGGAACCCGGACGACCGATGATATCCCGACGACCAAGACAGGAAGCCCCAGCCCGTAACTCCCCGAATCCAGAAGAACGGCCCACCATGGTGGTCAGACCGAGATAGAGACCAATACCAGCCTTCATGCCCGCATCCACGGAACAGATGTCATATATGGTGTGACAGGGGCGATGCAGGGCAAGGATATGTTCAATAACCTCCCGTTGCTCCTGATCAAGGGAGATCGGGATAACCAAACTGAAACGGTGTGCATGGGAGTCAAAGGCATCTTCAATACGCTCCTCGTTTACAGACACCGCTTGAGCCTCCCCCACCTTGCCCCCGACCCGGAAACCTGCGCCGAGTACGGCTCCAGAGGCCAAGGCATCCTTTTCCCCGACAATCGCTCCACCCAGGCCCCTGACCTTGAAATGCTCGACAATCTCAACTGACCTGCCGAGATAGATCTCAATAAAACGTTTCAGACCGTTCACTGTGCCGCGAAAACGGAACAACCAAGCCCCGTTACGGATCAGGGTTCGTTGTGCTGCAAGCGGCCAGCGTTTATCCAAGGCCAGACCAATGAATCCGGCCAACCACTCCAGTCTCTCCTGGGGTGCAGCCTCAGGATTAAGCAACACATGACGGTACACGGCCCGCAGATCAATTTCCCGCATGGAGCCTTCCATGATCGCCAGATAACGGCGGAGAAAATCTGCCGACTCTTCATCCCTGGAATAGATCCGGGGCAGACGTCGCAATAGATCATGGGCCGGATACTCGATTCGCAGGCTCCTCACCTTGGGAGTCAGTCGGGTCGTCCCTTTAAGTTCCAGCACCACCCAGAGGTAACGGCCTGGCCCGGCAATGACTGGAGCCTCATAAGTGACAAAACTGTCCGTCGATTCAGCAGATCTCCAGGGGATCTCGGAGCCCATGGAACGACGGTGCAGAGGATGGAATTCGGAAATCTCTGCTAAAAACTTTTCAGGTGGCATAGGGGGGGAGAGGTCCGGTCGATGAATCACGGCGTTCACCGTGTTGACCGGCGGCTCCCGATAAACTCGTTCAGCATGTTCCGGTACCTCATCCAAGGCCAGGCAACGTACCCTGACCTCGGTTCCCTTGGGGATACAGGCGTCAATGAACATCCTGCCCCAGACTGTCTGAAAACGATTGCTGTCCAGACGAAAGGTGGTCACCTGTCCCTTTGGGAGATAGCGCATTCGGGCCCGGACAGCAGGGCGGAATCCTTGATCTGTCAGGAAACCGATACCGTTCTCAGGCATGCGCACAATTCCTTGACCGTTGTAGTGGCGGGCAAGAAGATGGGGTAGAGCAAAACTGTCATTGTCGTTTACCCGAAAACAGAGAAAGTCTTGACCCGGCATCCGGGCCGCAACCAAGACATCCTGCTCGTTAAAGGCGATATCTGTGGCATCAGGAATCGCAAAGCCTGCATCAGGGCGGTCCAGGGGCATAACCCTTGCGGTCTTTTTCCCGGCGTAGTCAAGCAGCCAGAGGTCACCGTTCGGGGAGACGGTCAGGCGGGATGGACGTACCAGGTTCTGATGAAGAGGACGCGTTTTGGGAGCGGAGCGGGCATCCAGGACAATAAGGGTACAGGGATCTGCCAGCAAAGCATAGACCCTGCGGCCATGACAGGCAAGATCAACGATTCTACTGCCCGGAATGCTCGAATTGCCGAGACGCAGCTTGCGCAACAGACGTTGTTCCAGGAGATCATAGATCAGCAGACCTCCCCCTGCTTCCGCGATAAAGAGACAACCCTGACTGTCCACAACCAGACTTCGGGGCCTCTTGAGCGGGCCAGTGGCGCTTTTTTCCGGGCTGAAATCACCGTGCGATGGTTTTTCAGCCTTGAACAGGTCGGTTTCCGTGCTCAGGTCCGGGCCTGCCTTGCCCCAGCGCGTCCTAGTGACCCGGCCCTCTTCGGGAATGGATCGGTAGAGACGGCACCAGGGATCAAAGGCCAGGCCGGTCGGTTCAGGCAGAGTCTCAGCGGCAGAGGGGGCAACCTCCTGTTGCCAGGCCAGTTGCACCGCGCCCTGATCCACTGCAAGGGAGGTATTGTGAAAAGCAGAGCGGAGCCATTGATCCGCTGTATGTACCATGGAAAAATCTCGGGACATCGTTCACCCCATCCTTGTTCCCAAGCTCCTGCTTGGGAATATAACGTCCCTCTCTCCCCTCTGGGGAGGGACAAAAAACCGCATCCTTAACACGCTGCCCGCAAGACCGGAATCGGAACCGTTACCTTGTCCGAGCTTGCAGGCTGGAGGGCCTGACCTGGATCAACGGTCACTGCGCCGATTTCCACAGTGATGCTGAGCAACTCCACTACTTCATCCGCTTCCAGGACAACGGTGCGGTCAGCATGATCTGTCCGCTCATTATTTTTATCCCAGCCAGTCACCTTGAGATCTTCCAGATAGTCCACCCCTTCCACCTGGAGGGCCGCAGCTTCCAGTTCCGGGCCGTGTACCCGGTGTCCTAAAGGCCAGCCCTGTCCTTCTGGACCAAAGGGAGGCAAGGGAGACAGAAACTGTCTGAGCACCTTTTCCACCCAATGGCGGACGGCATCAACTCCATATCCCGGTTTAACCAGCAGACCCACAGCCACGGCAATTCTTCGATATTTCGGGGGCAGGACATAGACCTCAGTGGTAACCAGCCGTCGGGCATCAAGCCACCCGCAGACTGCTCGCAGCTGATTTTTATCCGGCAGCGGTGCATTAGGGTGAACGGCGTCCTGCTCCGGCCAGATAAACACGGAAATCGTCCCTGGGGAGGGCACTCCCGGACGCTGCGGATGATAAAGGGGCAGGCACTCGGCCCGGCCGATATTGGCGCCGGGCGTCATTAGGGCCAATTCTTGAAAATCACCCTGGGTCACGGCCCGGTCCCGCCGTCTCAGTTCACCCGGTATACGGTCCAGGGCAGATTCTATGCTCTCGGCATCGGCACCGCCAGAGGCAGCCAAAGGATTGTTGATTTTTACTCCGGCAATACCGGTAAGCTTGCTGACAGCACCCGGAGGAACATTGCCCCTGGAACCACCTCCGTAACGATAATTCAGCAGGCGAATCCGCTGACCGATTTGGGGAGCCATGCCCTGCAAACCGTTGCCAAAACATACCCTGCCTGCTTCAGGATCAAGCAGATAATGGCGATCATGCTCTTGGCTGGCATGAAAACCATCAATCTCGGTCCAGGCCCGCCAGCCGTCCGCCTCTTCGACCTCCAGGTTCAGGGATCTGGAAAGCGCATATTTATGGACCAGAGAATACTCCTGATGGGGTTGACCAGTGCCAGTGCCGAGAAATTCCGGCTTATTAGTCTGGCATGCCTGCTCCAGCTCCACCGCATTGGCCCCCACATAAAGAATCTTGCCAAAGCCGTTTGCCTTGAACTGTATTTGTTTTTTTTGTTTCTTCTCCTCAGCTTGAACAAGATGAAAGGCCCGTAGCCAAAAAATGACCCTATCCTCAAGTTTCTCATCATCAAGGATCGGGGGGAGATCACCGGTACCGATGCGATAAGGCTCATCAAGCGAGAAATCCCCCATTTTGGCCAGGTCTCTGGGCAGGCGCAGACGCACCACCCCTTCCCGGCTCAGACCTTCGGTAGTATCATGCTCCACAGTGAGGGGGCGGTACTGCGGATTGTTGTTGTCAATTTCCCCAGTGGAGACAGTCCATTGAACCGCAGGGAAGTCGTTTGTTCTCTCCACACCCGGACAGCGAAAACGATCAGGAAACGCAGGCGAATCAAGATACTCATCAGGGTCAAGGCGGTGCTCTGGAATAAAACCAATATTGAGCAGCAACGGTGCCTTATCCTGTCCAGCAAGCCGCTGCCGGACTGCCTCCACGGACTCGCCATCTTGGGCCAGGATGGCCACCCAGAGTATATTGTCCACTGTCGCGTCAAAATCCACCGGTTCGCCAGGTGCATCAACAGGAACCAGTTCGCTTGTGTATGGAACAGCAGCTTCTTTTTCAAGCTCAAGAAGCGTCTTTGCCTCCTGAAAAAAAACATCCTCCTCGCTCCCTTCATCTGGAGGCTCGGTGAGCTTTTTAGCCACAGCCTGACAGGTCACCGGCAAGACCTGCGCTTCAGTCAGGGTTTCAAAGGAAATCTCTCCGGCCTTGGCCTCAATGCCTTTTTGCACCTCTTTGACCTCCTTGGCAGAGAGAACAGCCAAGGTCCGGGAGGGCTGGGCCGGACGCAAAGGGATCTGGAGCAGGCGAAGAAATTCCAGATAGGTCGCATCAGGGATCTGGTTAAAGCGGTAAAGGATATTCTCGCCGAGAAAGGAGAACAGTTCAAGCAAGGTGATACCGGGATCACTGGGATTATGATCTGTCCATTCCGGGGCATAGACCGGGATGCGCCGAATGAGTTCATCGCGTAGCTGCTCGTAGGAGCGGTTATCAAGTATAGGGCTATGCAGGGGCATATCATTTACTCCAGATAAAGGGGGTAGACCAGGTTTGCCGGGCTGTTGTTCGGCACATGGGCATACTGAATATGGATAAGGACCATAGCGGGATCGTCGCCCGGCGTCACCTCCACCTGTTGCAGGCTGATACGCGGCTCCCAAGTAGCCAGGGCCTGTTCCACATCCCGCTTGATCAAGGCCCTGGTGGCCGAGGTGTTGGGTTTCATCAGGTAGCGGCGCAGGCCGCAGCCGAAATCAGGCCGCATGATCCGTTCACCCGGCTCGGTTTCCAGGATGATCCAGATGGACTGGCGCACCTTGTCTACGCCCTCTGCATAGTGCAGTTGGCGGTCGTTCAGGTCTGGAAGGGCCGGGAAATTCCAGCCCTTGCCGAGCATGGCGGTCAAAGAGGTGCCTCTTCGTTTCATGTTGGTTCCACCCTGTCGAAGTAATGGAGGCCGTCGGTTGCCTGGGGGAGTTTTTCTGGATTTTTCAAAGCCTCTGGATTGTCTGCAAAATCTGGATTCATATCAATGATAGCCTCTATTGCAGTATTAAAATCGGTATCCAGCTGATCTATTAAATGTTGCTTCAGGTAACGGGGGACTGATGTAGTAGCATTAAGCTGCTTTATAATTTCATCTTTCAAATCGGTTAAATTATCATACACGACACCTCCGATTTTAATTTCAGCAGTGATTGCAGCTTCAAGTCCGGCCTCAAAGTCAGGGCCGTATACGTCCAGGTCAGCTGCCATATCAGTGTCAACAGCCAAGCTCGGCAGAATGCAGATCTTCAGTTTCAAAAGGAACCAAAGGTTGAAGACAAAAACCACAATGGGAAGGAAAAGGCGCAGGACAAAGAAAGCAACGATCGTAATCAGGGGAATGCTGAAAAAGCAGATCTGTCCTGAATTTTCTCTATACTGGTCATCAGAGGGTTTGATCTCGTCCTTAGTCAAGTTACCGCTGTCGCTTTCTGGTTTTAACATAGAGCCGAATGGTGAGTTGATCCGCACGTTTAAGCCCTTACCAGCTGGCCCCCTGAAGGCCTGGGCCTTCAGGTCGTTTATATTAGGTAATTGAATATTGATCGGCGTATGGCCGCAACCGTCCAGATCCGTAAAAGCGGCCAGCTTATAGCCCTCTGTGGCCTCACTCCAGATAATCTCTCCGGGACAGTCGGCCCGCTCGGATTTCTTGGGACAGCCCTCTTTATGGCGGCGGACAAAGCAGCGGACCGAATAGCTGTGCTCGTTCTCGAATTTAGGATTACCCTGCGCATCAAAATCACCGCTGGAGGTGGGCACCACCCCGAAATAGAGGGTTCTGTTCTGTCCAGTATGTTTTTTATCCGCAGGATCAGGGATCAGGGGGTAGAGGGGGAAAATCGCCTCGTCCTTTTCAAGGATATTTGCGGGTGTTTCTTTATCCTCAGTCAATTTCGTCCAGGAACCGCTTTCTTTCAGGTCCTTATTTGCCTGCCATTTTTGGGTAACGGCCTCTGATTGATAACGAGAGAGTAATCGTTCCAGCTTTCTTTTTTTCCCAGCATACTCCTTTTGGAGTTCCTGGAGTTTTTTACAGAGGGCATTCTCACCAGCTAGTTGCAGCTTTTGAGCTGGCTGACTAGAGAATGATTGTGCTTGGCACTTGAACTTATGAAGTACTTGTTGTTTTGAGAGGATTCTTCCTATTCTCACCGTAAGACGGCGACATTCCGCCTTGAGCAATGCAATGTTTTTTTGATCGGCAGAATCGATATGCGTCCATCTCCGGCGCACCACAAAACCAGCCTCGCAGACCTGATCACGGGCCACTGGGGGAGAGCCCGGAGCCTGACAGTGCAGTTCGCAGACCACCAAGTAAAAGCGGCTGTGGCTGTCAAGAAAGAGTTTCAGAGCATCACCCGGTTGGCGGGTGGGCGGGGAGACCGGCGCATAGATGCTGTTATTATTGATCCGGTCGATAAAATCCTCTTCAATAAATTTCAGCGACTTCTGCGGTTCTTTGAGAAACCGGTTCACAAAATCCGCAGAGGCATATTTCTGGAGGATCGGACGGCTGCCGTGCTCTGCCGGACCTCCGATGCTTTCCTGCCGGTACCAGGGACCACCCAGTTTCCAGGGATATTTTCTCTTCATCAGCGGCCTCTCTTACCAGACATTACCGGCACCTGGGGTATACATGGGCGAACTGACCCCGACGCTGGCGTTTAAGGTGGTGCAGTTGATCATCCCGTCAAAGGTCGCCACCGGTACATGGACATTCATGGCTGCTGCGCTGACCTCCACGGTGGCGTTGGCCTGGATCTCGATCTGGCCGGAAGCAGTGAAACGAACGATTGCCCCGTCAGAATGGGTCAGGGTGACGGTCCGGGCTCCCTCATCCATTTCCAGCTTATGGCCTCTCTCAGTGGACAGGGTAATCCGGGCCGCACCTTTGCTGTCATCAAATTCCAGGATACTGCCGGAACGGGTCTTGATCACCCGTTTATTATTGGCCTTTTCCGGCTTCACCGGCAGGGCCTCCTGACCGTTCCAGCAGGCCCCGACAATATAGGGGCGGTGCAGGTTGCCTGCCTCAAAGGCCACCACCACCTGGCTATCAATCTCGGGCAGGGTGAGGAAGCCCTGATCCTTGTCGGCATAGGGAGAGAGCAGGGTGGCCCAGGCCCGGACATCTTTTTCGCTGTCCGTGCCCAGCCAGGGGAACTTGACCTCCACCCGACCCAGGTTGTCCGGGTCAACGATATCGGTGACTATGGCCGGGTAGACCCCGTAGTATTGCTGCCTGCCGCCGTCAGGGTTGCTGTTCATTGCGTCCTGTTTTTTGCATGAATTTATCCTTTAGAGTAGGTTGTGGGTGAGCTTGCGAACCCCAACATATCCTCTCGCCGGTTTTTTGTTGGGGTTCGTGTCCCTCACCCCAACCTACCGGGTTATCGAGCCTAGAGTGCAAAAAGTTCCTGGAGACAGTTGGTTATTTCCACCTGTGTGCTTTTGGAAAGCCCGCCCAGTTTTTTAATCAATCTTGATTTATCCACTGCCCGCATCTGATCCAACAAGATCAAGCCCTTCTTGTCATGAAAGGTGCATTGAATCCTGGTGGGAAAGTTAAACCCCTTGGACGTCATGGGAGCAATAAGGGCTGTTTTTAATGCCGACATCTCATCCGGCGACAGAACAACGCAGGGTCTGGTTTTTTTAATCTCCGAGCCTTGGGTCGGGTCTAATTGAACCAGCCAGATTTCGAAACGGTGAATGCTTTGTTTTTTCACCATTCCCAGTCCTCATCAGCCGTCAGGGGAGCATCCAGCCACTCCTGATCAGCATTATCTGCGTTCCCGGACTGAAGGGCCTTGTCAAATTGCTCCTTCCATCCCTGTCTTGGCTGTTTCATGGGCCGAATCAACAGGCCTTCATCAATCACCTTAAAGACCAGATTCTTCCCTTTTAGGTGTGCCTGTTCGATAAGCGCCTTGGGAATCCGCACTCCTAAGGAATTTCCTACTCTGATTAACGTTGTCATATTGTCCTCTGTTTTGCAATTTATATAATTACATTGTAATTACAAATAAGGTGACTGTCAAACGCTGTTACTGTTGCAAAGGATGTAGGTTGGCGGTGAGCCTGCGAGCTCCAACGTCTCCTCATCGTTGTTTTTTGTTGGGGTTCGTGTCTCTCACCCCAACCTACGGTTCACCGAAATTTCCGTTATCCGGCTCGGCGGCCCATCCCTTGTCGTACATGCCCTGTTCCACATATCGGTGAAAGGTGGAATACGGCCATTGGGCAACGGCCTGGACATAACCGTGTTTCACCGGGTTGTAATGGACATAGTCCAGATGGGTTGCGTAATCTTTTTCATCATGGATCAGGTGTTCCCAAAAGCGGCGTTGCCAGATGCCCCGTTCTCCCTTGCTGATCCGACTTTTGCTGCGTTGTTCATCGGCAGGGATGCAACGGGAAAAACCCGCCTTGATCAAGGCCCAGCGTGTGGAAAAATCCGCATCGCCTTCCGGTAATGTCCATACCGCATGGAGATGATCGGGTAGCACCACCATCGCGTCAATACGGAACGGGTGGTCGGTCAACACCTTGCGCACGGCGTTGCGCAGGTCGTCAATGTGATCAACCAGCAATGTTCGTTTTCGTTCCGCAAGGTTGACGGTGAAGAAATAGGTTCCGCCCGGCACCTTGGCCCGCCGATAGCGCATGTGCCCCTCCATATCATTCCGTCTTCCGTATCACGCAACACTGCATAATTTTCGTAGGTTGCGGGTGAGCGGAGCGAACCCCAACATTTCCGAATTACCTCATGATTGTTGGGATTCGTGCCTCACCCCAACCTACCGGACTGAAGATTGGCCTTGGGTAGAGTGAGGAGCTACGTCAAACACTTCTCTTACAGCGAGTTTAGTAATAAATGTCAATAAACGACTGATGAAAACAATGCGTGGGTCGGCAACGCCTGCAGGAAAAAGACGTTTTCCTGTGGATGAAGCCAGAAAACTTTGTAAACCGATACTCTTCCCCATCTGTAGTAAGCCTTCGGTATGCTGCGCACCGACGGTAGCGTCTGTTTGGGTATTAGAAACCTGTGCGCGGATGGCACCAACAATTGTTCCATAAAGTGCTAGTACGGCTTGCTGTTTTCCAAAATTTTTCCATGTCTGCAATTTTACAATTTGTTTGGAAAATAATGGAGCTGGCCACTGATTTATAACCGATTTTGCTACTGAGTAAGATATGACACCCATGATATAATCAAAACCGACGGATCCCCAGTTATATCGTTCCCACTCTGCACCATGTTCCATTGCTTGTGTCGCTAAATTAGCAGCTGCACTGGTTCCACCCGCTATAAGTCTAGTACCGCTAAATAACCAACGTATTGTACCTGCTGCTCCGCCAGCACCGACTACAGCAGCACCAAAAACTAACGGCGCAGCCATATTAACAGCATTTCCAAGAGGCACCCAATGCTGGCTTCTTTGAGCTGCTTCACGAAATGCATCTATATTAGCACCATAGAGATTAATCTTGTATCTGTTTAAATCATCATCCATCCAATATAGAATATTAGGTCCTTCAGGAGATCCCAAAAAGTATCTTCCATGAAAATCAGGATACTTTTTCCCAATAACCCATTCTTGTCCAAAACGATCTTGAACCGTTTGTCCTGCGGAAGATGTTATTATACTGACCCAATTTTTTATACCTTCCTGCTCTTTTTTTGCATCTGGAAACCCTAACGCTTTTTGAGCAAGATACTTTAATTCTTCATTACTAGTAGGGACCTCATTATCTTTCTGCTCTATATACTTTTGTATTTCATTATGTTTTTTTATCAAACTGCGAGTAAGATCACAGCTTGGATTTTCTCTCTCCTCCTCAAAGGTTGCCTGAATATCAGAAACAGCAGTATCCCGCTTATCTTCATCCTCCTCCTGTCGTTGTAAAAAAAAATCCGATAGTTGTCTTGTTGCAGATAAAAGATCTCCTTGTTTTTCTAAATGTCGGGCCATTGACCGTTCAACAGGTGAATTCGTTTGCTGAGTTACGTGTACAAGCTCATGTCCCACCAACCGCCGCCCCTCATTACTCCCCGGCGAATACTCCCCGCCCCAAACACCACATCCCGCCCAACCGTATACGCCCGAGCATTCACCGCCCGAGCCGACTCCGCTGCCTGTCCGTCCGTATGCACCCGCACCCCGCTGAAGTCCTGCCCAAACCTCGGTTCCATAAAGCTGCGCGTCCCTGCATCCAGGGGTTGGCCTGACGAGGAGAGCACGTTATTGATCAATGGATGATCAACCTGCCCACGGGTCTCTCCACCTCCCGCAGGCTTGGTCTGAATCTTCAGCTCCTCATCCCCGCACCGGGAATCATCAGCAAAAGGTCAGGACGGTTTACGCCGGATGCTGGGCTCCGGCATCCGCATAACCTGCTCCGCCACCTGATCAGCCTCCTGCTCATACTTATCCCCCGGCGACCCGATCTTCAGCTTAGCCTGCACAGGGGGCACACTGGTCGCCAGCTGATGCCAGAGAGGATTGATCGGCGAGGGCGGAGTTTCTTCCGGCTTCCTCTGTACTGCTTTCCCTTTGTCCGCCTCATCCTTGGAGACTTCATGTCGTTTTGCAGCTAACATTTGTGTTTTTCTCTCACAGATTAGAGCTGGTGGTGGGCAGAGTGAAGCACAACCTATACACGTTGGGGTTCATGTCTCTCCCAACCTACCGGGCTGGTTAAAAACGGGTTGAAACGCCAACCACTAGAATATTTTGATTTCCAATAATATCATAGAGATTTTTTAAAATGATCCCGAGATCAACTTGCTTGCCAGTATATTGAGCCTGTATAGTGGAAGACACACCTGTCATAATTTGCTTGTCAGAAAATCCATATCCAACAAGTGCGCCTCCAAGAACATCTACGTAAATGCGCGGTGTGATTCTTGTAAGTCTCAATCCTGCTTCTCCTGTTAAAGAGATATTTTGTTTTGTGCCAGCAATAACGCCAGTACCTATTTTGAAAACAGGACTCCACAATCCAAAAATACGTTTGTTACTTAGAAGATAGGATGAGTAACCTACATAAAACTGCGGTTTCCCTTGAGCTAAGGCAACTCCGCCGCCTATCTCCTGTCCGCCTTCGGTTGATTTTGACTGAGAGAGTGCTTTCAGCCCTGCTTTGGCTACCGTATTGAGACTTGAGAGAAAAGAACAAAGGATCGTTTCTGTATGTTCTTTAGCACGTTCCCAGCCTTGGGTATTTTGGGAAGGATCATCTGTATTCCATTTTTTCTGAGCATCTTTTGGATCAAATTCGCGAGAATGGCCCTCTCCTGGTAATCCTTCATAATGTGCA from Candidatus Electrothrix communis encodes the following:
- a CDS encoding phage tail protein, whose protein sequence is MVHTADQWLRSAFHNTSLAVDQGAVQLAWQQEVAPSAAETLPEPTGLAFDPWCRLYRSIPEEGRVTRTRWGKAGPDLSTETDLFKAEKPSHGDFSPEKSATGPLKRPRSLVVDSQGCLFIAEAGGGLLIYDLLEQRLLRKLRLGNSSIPGSRIVDLACHGRRVYALLADPCTLIVLDARSAPKTRPLHQNLVRPSRLTVSPNGDLWLLDYAGKKTARVMPLDRPDAGFAIPDATDIAFNEQDVLVAARMPGQDFLCFRVNDNDSFALPHLLARHYNGQGIVRMPENGIGFLTDQGFRPAVRARMRYLPKGQVTTFRLDSNRFQTVWGRMFIDACIPKGTEVRVRCLALDEVPEHAERVYREPPVNTVNAVIHRPDLSPPMPPEKFLAEISEFHPLHRRSMGSEIPWRSAESTDSFVTYEAPVIAGPGRYLWVVLELKGTTRLTPKVRSLRIEYPAHDLLRRLPRIYSRDEESADFLRRYLAIMEGSMREIDLRAVYRHVLLNPEAAPQERLEWLAGFIGLALDKRWPLAAQRTLIRNGAWLFRFRGTVNGLKRFIEIYLGRSVEIVEHFKVRGLGGAIVGEKDALASGAVLGAGFRVGGKVGEAQAVSVNEERIEDAFDSHAHRFSLVIPISLDQEQREVIEHILALHRPCHTIYDICSVDAGMKAGIGLYLGLTTMVGRSSGFGELRAGASCLGRRDIIGRPGSGTRPGSSRVGQDSRVG
- a CDS encoding putative baseplate assembly protein, which produces MPLHSPILDNRSYEQLRDELIRRIPVYAPEWTDHNPSDPGITLLELFSFLGENILYRFNQIPDATYLEFLRLLQIPLRPAQPSRTLAVLSAKEVKEVQKGIEAKAGEISFETLTEAQVLPVTCQAVAKKLTEPPDEGSEEDVFFQEAKTLLELEKEAAVPYTSELVPVDAPGEPVDFDATVDNILWVAILAQDGESVEAVRQRLAGQDKAPLLLNIGFIPEHRLDPDEYLDSPAFPDRFRCPGVERTNDFPAVQWTVSTGEIDNNNPQYRPLTVEHDTTEGLSREGVVRLRLPRDLAKMGDFSLDEPYRIGTGDLPPILDDEKLEDRVIFWLRAFHLVQAEEKKQKKQIQFKANGFGKILYVGANAVELEQACQTNKPEFLGTGTGQPHQEYSLVHKYALSRSLNLEVEEADGWRAWTEIDGFHASQEHDRHYLLDPEAGRVCFGNGLQGMAPQIGQRIRLLNYRYGGGSRGNVPPGAVSKLTGIAGVKINNPLAASGGADAESIESALDRIPGELRRRDRAVTQGDFQELALMTPGANIGRAECLPLYHPQRPGVPSPGTISVFIWPEQDAVHPNAPLPDKNQLRAVCGWLDARRLVTTEVYVLPPKYRRIAVAVGLLVKPGYGVDAVRHWVEKVLRQFLSPLPPFGPEGQGWPLGHRVHGPELEAAALQVEGVDYLEDLKVTGWDKNNERTDHADRTVVLEADEVVELLSITVEIGAVTVDPGQALQPASSDKVTVPIPVLRAAC
- a CDS encoding GPW/gp25 family protein; amino-acid sequence: MKRRGTSLTAMLGKGWNFPALPDLNDRQLHYAEGVDKVRQSIWIILETEPGERIMRPDFGCGLRRYLMKPNTSATRALIKRDVEQALATWEPRISLQQVEVTPGDDPAMVLIHIQYAHVPNNSPANLVYPLYLE
- a CDS encoding phage baseplate assembly protein V, with the translated sequence MNSNPDGGRQQYYGVYPAIVTDIVDPDNLGRVEVKFPWLGTDSEKDVRAWATLLSPYADKDQGFLTLPEIDSQVVVAFEAGNLHRPYIVGACWNGQEALPVKPEKANNKRVIKTRSGSILEFDDSKGAARITLSTERGHKLEMDEGARTVTLTHSDGAIVRFTASGQIEIQANATVEVSAAAMNVHVPVATFDGMINCTTLNASVGVSSPMYTPGAGNVW
- a CDS encoding type II toxin-antitoxin system PemK/MazF family toxin, with amino-acid sequence MVKKQSIHRFEIWLVQLDPTQGSEIKKTRPCVVLSPDEMSALKTALIAPMTSKGFNFPTRIQCTFHDKKGLILLDQMRAVDKSRLIKKLGGLSKSTQVEITNCLQELFAL
- a CDS encoding AbrB/MazE/SpoVT family DNA-binding domain-containing protein, which encodes MTTLIRVGNSLGVRIPKALIEQAHLKGKNLVFKVIDEGLLIRPMKQPRQGWKEQFDKALQSGNADNADQEWLDAPLTADEDWEW
- a CDS encoding transposase; this encodes MEGHMRYRRAKVPGGTYFFTVNLAERKRTLLVDHIDDLRNAVRKVLTDHPFRIDAMVVLPDHLHAVWTLPEGDADFSTRWALIKAGFSRCIPADEQRSKSRISKGERGIWQRRFWEHLIHDEKDYATHLDYVHYNPVKHGYVQAVAQWPYSTFHRYVEQGMYDKGWAAEPDNGNFGEP
- a CDS encoding DUF4157 domain-containing protein — its product is MLSSSGQPLDAGTRSFMEPRFGQDFSGVRVHTDGQAAESARAVNARAYTVGRDVVFGAGSIRRGVMRGGGWWDMSLYT